The following are encoded in a window of Prochlorococcus marinus str. MIT 1013 genomic DNA:
- a CDS encoding DUF1651 domain-containing protein, whose amino-acid sequence MKRDGWLKEPSGVWILRFRYDWSSWDQNPKVLIDKGRMERNGIPLLKTRRRMRRNLAIQLWKDLLANGWRRINPQWE is encoded by the coding sequence ATGAAGCGTGATGGATGGCTGAAGGAACCGAGTGGAGTATGGATCTTGAGGTTTAGGTATGATTGGTCGAGCTGGGATCAGAATCCAAAGGTCCTAATAGATAAAGGAAGAATGGAAAGGAATGGCATACCACTCTTGAAGACCCGTAGAAGGATGAGACGAAACCTAGCCATACAGCTATGGAAAGATCTATTGGCTAATGGTTGGAGACGTATCAATCCTCAATGGGAATAG
- a CDS encoding EVE domain-containing protein, which produces MSVKEINYWLMKSEPDAYSIKDLKNEVETLWDGIRNYQARNFMRSMKIGDRAFFYHSNTKPPGIVGLMEIIETKLVDPYQFDESSKYYDKKSLIDNPRWDCVKTKYVSEFKNMITLKELSETYTSEELTLVRKGNRLSIMPIKKDIALELLKKLEKN; this is translated from the coding sequence ATGTCAGTTAAAGAAATCAACTACTGGCTAATGAAAAGTGAGCCAGATGCTTATAGTATTAAAGATTTAAAAAATGAAGTAGAAACACTCTGGGATGGAATTCGAAATTATCAAGCTAGAAACTTTATGAGGTCAATGAAAATTGGAGATAGAGCTTTTTTTTATCATTCAAATACGAAACCACCTGGAATAGTGGGTCTAATGGAAATCATTGAGACAAAGCTAGTCGACCCTTATCAGTTTGATGAAAGTTCAAAGTACTATGATAAAAAATCTCTTATAGACAATCCTCGTTGGGATTGTGTAAAGACTAAATACGTCTCTGAATTTAAAAATATGATCACCTTAAAGGAGCTATCTGAAACTTATACGTCTGAAGAGCTAACTCTAGTTCGTAAAGGGAATAGGCTATCAATAATGCCAATTAAAAAAGATATCGCTTTAGAACTTTTAAAAAAGCTCGAGAAAAATTAA
- a CDS encoding DUF2811 domain-containing protein, with protein MKNIDFTKVKTSIQIDEVLESEDTISFQTEIPKHIQQAMKIFIEKHPNWDQYRLLQAALAGFLIQNGISSRLITRLYIGNMFGSHSF; from the coding sequence ATGAAAAATATTGATTTTACTAAAGTAAAAACTTCGATCCAAATTGATGAGGTTTTGGAATCAGAGGATACTATTAGTTTTCAAACAGAAATACCCAAGCATATTCAACAAGCGATGAAGATTTTTATTGAGAAACATCCAAATTGGGATCAATACAGGCTTTTGCAAGCTGCACTTGCAGGTTTCTTGATTCAAAATGGTATCAGCTCAAGATTGATAACACGCCTTTATATTGGGAATATGTTTGGATCTCATTCTTTTTAA
- a CDS encoding DUF1818 family protein produces the protein MIKKEGPGWRIIRDTSRKNFSTLIGGETWAIELNQSEWEQLLKIVIQLSDQYTDVRDQLMGDENITLELERSPWLAILNGDQYGWNLKLILNQSGLLNRGAEVYWPRNVTNHVANAMRTMWDSGYL, from the coding sequence GTGATCAAAAAAGAAGGTCCGGGATGGAGAATAATAAGAGATACATCAAGGAAAAACTTTTCTACGCTTATAGGTGGTGAAACTTGGGCAATTGAGTTGAACCAATCTGAGTGGGAACAACTATTAAAAATAGTAATTCAATTGTCCGATCAATATACAGATGTTAGAGACCAACTAATGGGCGATGAGAATATAACTCTCGAATTAGAACGTAGCCCTTGGTTAGCAATTCTGAATGGTGATCAATATGGATGGAACCTTAAATTAATTTTGAATCAAAGTGGTTTATTAAATCGAGGAGCAGAGGTCTATTGGCCGAGAAATGTGACTAATCATGTCGCTAATGCCATGAGAACAATGTGGGATTCAGGCTATTTGTGA
- a CDS encoding DNA-directed RNA polymerase subunit omega: MIKSGSGVNSKDLAKRGESLIRHSTNRYLTTVRIAFRAKQRRFDDFDGLLEESTVKPVQRAIIELSDEQDQPDLLPG, translated from the coding sequence GTGATCAAGTCAGGTTCAGGAGTAAATTCCAAGGATTTAGCAAAAAGAGGTGAGAGTCTTATCAGACACTCCACTAATCGCTACCTCACAACTGTGCGCATTGCTTTTAGGGCAAAGCAAAGAAGATTTGATGATTTTGACGGGCTTTTAGAAGAATCAACAGTCAAGCCAGTACAAAGAGCAATAATTGAACTAAGTGATGAACAAGATCAACCTGATCTTTTGCCAGGGTAG
- a CDS encoding Hsp70 family protein, giving the protein MEINKKNQLEIIKSPEINTNNFGTLAIDLGSSTTVVVFQKEHGEHPELLDLPPISRSPGEIPSLIWKTTEKKESYLIGQQIIDLELINEENENNLSQDFKRWIGAPEIASIYDSKITPEKAGEILIQNIWERASALVNIKRLVLTAPVDTYREYRTWIVKICNSLKVKEIALVDEPTAAAMGAGLEPGSTLLVLDFGGSTIDMSIVALEGGEGQASPIAQLVRFDGNNLEGKSTQILRTAKVLGKAGIRIGGKDIDRWIVNHLLPDEKPTNSLLSIAEELKCNLSNVDIKETLVISKKIITNQNEEKFLSLSKKRLEELLINKGLLESIKIIFNQTIDSAKRNSFELKDLDSVVLVGGGSQIPLIKNYLNGLCDSIPFVTPPPIEAIALGALNLTPGVQVKDVLNKGVSLRLWNKKNAKFIWHPLFLAGQPWPTSKPLEITLATSVNNQLRIDLIIGEPEEVGSYEIIYTDGLPTLKQIESKDKIKKINNSIISIPLNPPGEIGKDCIKLNFNINDNCQLEIKGIDLRNNNVITSQNLGKIR; this is encoded by the coding sequence ATGGAAATCAATAAAAAAAATCAATTAGAAATCATCAAGTCACCTGAAATCAATACAAATAATTTTGGAACATTAGCAATTGATTTAGGTAGTTCAACTACTGTAGTTGTTTTTCAAAAAGAGCACGGGGAGCATCCTGAGCTTTTAGATTTACCTCCAATTAGTCGTTCCCCCGGCGAAATTCCAAGTTTGATTTGGAAAACAACAGAGAAAAAAGAAAGCTATTTAATAGGACAGCAAATTATCGATTTAGAACTCATTAATGAAGAAAACGAAAATAACTTAAGTCAAGATTTCAAAAGATGGATAGGGGCTCCCGAAATTGCCTCTATATATGATTCAAAAATCACCCCAGAAAAAGCCGGTGAGATATTAATTCAGAACATTTGGGAAAGAGCTTCGGCCCTAGTTAACATCAAAAGACTTGTATTAACTGCTCCAGTAGATACATATCGAGAATATAGAACTTGGATAGTCAAAATATGTAATTCATTAAAAGTAAAAGAAATTGCATTAGTTGATGAACCTACTGCTGCTGCAATGGGTGCTGGCCTGGAGCCAGGGTCAACATTACTTGTTTTAGATTTTGGGGGGAGCACAATTGACATGTCAATTGTTGCTTTAGAGGGAGGTGAAGGACAAGCCTCTCCTATAGCACAACTAGTTAGATTTGATGGAAATAATCTCGAAGGGAAAAGTACTCAAATTCTACGCACAGCGAAAGTCCTAGGCAAAGCCGGAATTCGCATAGGGGGTAAAGATATAGATAGATGGATAGTTAATCATTTATTACCGGATGAAAAGCCAACAAATTCACTCTTGAGTATCGCAGAGGAACTCAAATGTAATTTAAGCAATGTCGACATAAAGGAAACTTTAGTTATTTCAAAAAAAATAATAACCAATCAAAATGAAGAAAAGTTTTTAAGTCTTTCAAAGAAAAGATTGGAAGAGTTACTTATTAATAAAGGACTTCTAGAAAGTATTAAAATCATATTTAACCAAACAATTGATAGTGCTAAAAGAAATTCATTTGAATTAAAAGATCTTGATAGTGTTGTTTTAGTAGGAGGCGGTTCACAAATACCTTTGATTAAAAATTATTTAAATGGTCTTTGCGATTCAATCCCTTTTGTGACTCCTCCCCCTATTGAAGCAATTGCATTGGGAGCATTAAATCTTACTCCTGGAGTTCAAGTGAAAGATGTTCTGAATAAAGGAGTAAGTCTTAGACTCTGGAATAAAAAAAATGCAAAATTTATATGGCATCCTCTTTTCCTAGCAGGTCAACCCTGGCCAACAAGTAAGCCTTTAGAAATAACATTAGCCACAAGTGTAAACAATCAATTAAGAATTGATTTAATAATCGGAGAACCTGAAGAAGTAGGTTCATATGAAATTATCTACACTGATGGATTACCAACTCTAAAACAAATAGAATCTAAGGATAAAATCAAGAAAATTAATAATAGTATTATTTCAATTCCTCTTAATCCTCCTGGTGAGATTGGTAAAGATTGTATTAAATTAAATTTTAATATCAATGACAATTGTCAGCTTGAGATTAAAGGTATTGATTTACGGAATAATAATGTAATTACAAGTCAGAATCTTGGGAAAATAAGATAA
- the pyrR gene encoding bifunctional pyr operon transcriptional regulator/uracil phosphoribosyltransferase PyrR, whose protein sequence is MPDETIQNEIEILSKKELDRTIKRLASQILEKVPNISSLLLVGIPTRGVYLSKLLARCLEKSSGKPVENGCLDPTFHRDDLERVGTRIAQVTDLPSTVDDREVVLVDDVIYTGRTIKAALEALHLWGRARRVTLLILVDRGHREVPIQPDFCGRVVPTSKDETIDLRLNEVDGQEGIFLCKKK, encoded by the coding sequence ATGCCAGATGAAACAATACAAAATGAGATAGAAATCCTATCAAAAAAAGAACTTGATAGAACCATAAAAAGATTGGCTTCTCAAATTTTGGAAAAGGTTCCAAATATCAGTTCATTATTGCTTGTTGGCATACCAACTAGAGGGGTTTATTTGTCTAAATTATTAGCAAGATGTTTAGAAAAATCATCTGGTAAACCTGTCGAGAATGGTTGTTTAGACCCTACTTTTCATAGAGATGATCTTGAGAGGGTTGGTACTAGAATAGCTCAAGTAACTGATTTACCCTCTACCGTTGATGATAGAGAGGTTGTCTTAGTTGATGACGTTATTTATACCGGGAGAACTATTAAAGCAGCATTAGAAGCTCTCCATTTATGGGGCCGTGCAAGAAGAGTGACCCTTCTTATATTGGTAGATAGAGGCCACAGAGAAGTTCCAATTCAACCAGACTTTTGTGGACGTGTGGTTCCAACTAGTAAAGATGAGACTATTGATCTGAGATTGAATGAAGTTGATGGACAGGAGGGTATATTCCTTTGTAAAAAAAAATAA
- the gpmI gene encoding 2,3-bisphosphoglycerate-independent phosphoglycerate mutase — MSNSNPAVSISKDQVAPVVLAILDGWGHSDEIKHNSIKQASTPVMDALWHAYPHTLIEASGADVGLPDNQMGNSEVGHLTIGAGRIIQQELVRISNTVKENKLIKNTALNEFSENLKKNEGTLHIMGLCSDGGVHSHINHLCGLIQWASEKELKKVSLHLFTDGRDTSAKSASKYIKKIEATIKATGIGEISSICGRYWAMDRDNRWERTLKAYELLTNPDFLISDLTAEESLTKSYEEGITDEFIEPIRLSSSFLKDGDGVVFFNFRPDRARQLVKALKLKDFDGFERANKRDIDLLTFTQYESGLPVSVAFPPEPLNDLLGQVVSNHGLNQYRTAETEKYPHVTYFLNGGIEKPLKGEVRHLVPSPRVATYDLQPEMSADDLTESCIKAIETGIYSLVVINFANPDMVGHSGIMKAAIKANEKVDSCVGKLLNSIGKLGGSLLITADHGNSEMMVGPDGQPWTAHTTNPVPVILIEGEKRKLSGYGNDIKLRESGGGLSDLAPTLLHLLNLPKPKAMTGETLIEPINLPKKPNLIPQPA; from the coding sequence ATGTCAAACAGTAACCCCGCTGTTTCAATAAGCAAAGATCAAGTAGCGCCAGTCGTATTGGCTATACTTGATGGTTGGGGGCACTCTGACGAAATCAAACATAATTCTATTAAACAAGCATCCACACCTGTAATGGATGCCTTATGGCATGCCTATCCCCACACTCTTATTGAAGCCAGTGGTGCAGATGTTGGTCTCCCAGATAATCAAATGGGAAACTCTGAAGTTGGACACTTAACTATTGGCGCAGGTAGGATAATTCAGCAAGAATTGGTTCGCATATCTAATACAGTTAAAGAAAATAAGTTAATTAAAAACACAGCTCTTAATGAATTTTCAGAAAATTTAAAAAAGAATGAAGGAACTCTTCATATCATGGGCCTTTGCTCTGATGGAGGAGTTCATAGCCATATCAATCATTTGTGCGGATTAATTCAATGGGCTTCTGAAAAAGAACTCAAAAAGGTCTCATTACATCTTTTCACTGATGGGAGAGATACTTCTGCAAAAAGTGCATCAAAATACATAAAGAAAATAGAAGCTACAATTAAAGCAACTGGAATAGGGGAGATCTCTTCAATCTGTGGCAGATATTGGGCTATGGATCGAGATAATCGATGGGAAAGGACTTTAAAAGCCTATGAACTACTTACTAATCCAGACTTTTTAATTAGCGATTTAACGGCAGAAGAAAGTTTAACTAAAAGCTATGAAGAAGGAATAACAGATGAATTTATAGAACCCATTAGGCTTTCTTCTTCCTTCTTAAAAGATGGAGATGGAGTGGTTTTTTTTAATTTCCGCCCTGACAGAGCTAGGCAATTAGTAAAGGCTCTCAAATTAAAAGATTTTGATGGCTTTGAGAGAGCAAATAAAAGAGATATTGACTTACTGACTTTTACACAATATGAATCAGGACTTCCTGTATCAGTTGCTTTTCCACCTGAGCCTCTAAATGATTTGTTAGGTCAAGTTGTCTCTAATCATGGATTAAATCAATATCGGACAGCTGAAACTGAAAAATATCCACATGTAACGTATTTTCTAAATGGGGGTATTGAAAAACCATTAAAAGGGGAAGTTAGACACCTTGTTCCATCTCCAAGAGTTGCAACTTACGATCTACAACCTGAGATGTCAGCTGACGATCTCACTGAAAGTTGTATAAAAGCAATTGAAACTGGAATTTACTCATTAGTTGTAATTAACTTTGCAAATCCAGATATGGTTGGACATTCTGGAATAATGAAAGCAGCTATCAAAGCTAATGAAAAAGTTGATAGCTGCGTTGGGAAATTATTAAATTCAATAGGTAAGTTGGGAGGATCTCTTCTAATAACCGCAGATCATGGTAATTCTGAAATGATGGTTGGCCCAGATGGCCAACCATGGACTGCACATACAACAAATCCAGTTCCGGTTATACTTATAGAGGGTGAAAAGCGAAAATTGAGTGGATATGGAAATGATATAAAGCTTCGAGAAAGCGGAGGTGGATTGTCTGATTTAGCTCCAACTCTTTTACACCTTTTAAACTTACCAAAACCAAAAGCAATGACTGGTGAAACTCTTATTGAACCAATTAACTTACCTAAAAAGCCAAATCTAATTCCTCAGCCCGCATAA
- the secG gene encoding preprotein translocase subunit SecG, which produces MIIPLLSWAWAISGIFLILLVLLHSPKGDGMGGLASSGSSMFSSASSAESTLNRATWACLILFLTLAVILSAGWLK; this is translated from the coding sequence ATGATTATTCCACTATTATCTTGGGCATGGGCAATTTCAGGGATTTTTCTAATACTTTTAGTTCTTCTTCATAGCCCAAAAGGAGATGGAATGGGTGGTCTAGCATCAAGCGGAAGTTCTATGTTCTCTAGTGCCAGTAGTGCCGAATCAACCTTAAATAGAGCAACATGGGCTTGTCTTATATTATTTTTGACTCTTGCTGTTATTCTTAGCGCTGGATGGCTAAAATAA